Genomic DNA from Nitratidesulfovibrio vulgaris str. Hildenborough:
ACGACTGCGGCCCTCAACGGCAGACTGCGTTCCTCGTGGGCGTCGAGTGAACCGCCGCGCAAGGCCGAACGGAAGGCGTTGAAGCCGAACCAGAGAAGAAATGCCGCCCCGCCCCATGTGGCGATGGCCCGCAGCAGCGGGTTGGCGGTGAACACCGCCCCCATGCCCAGTACGCCGATGGATATGAGCAGGCAGTCGCAGACGATGCAGATGGCGGCGACCGACATGTGGTGGTTGCGCCGGATGCTCTGGGAGAGGACGAAGGCGTTCTGTGCGCCTATGGCCATGATGAGGCTCGCTCCCATGCCGAGCCCTTGCAGGTAGGGTGATATGTACATCGCAGGTTCCTCCGTGGTGTGCCCCTGTGTATGCTGCCCTTGAAGATAAGTGAAATTAATGTTTGAACGATGTCGTTAGTGTTGCTAATGAGTGTCCATGTACGATTACCGACAGGTCGAAGCCGTGGCGGCGGTGGTGCTGGAAGGCAGTTTCGAGAAGGCGGCGGCACGGCTGCACATCACGCAATCGGCGGTCTCACAGCGGGTCAAGGCCCTCGAGGACTCCTTGGGGCGGATGCTGGTGGTGCGCGCCAGCCCTGTGCGGGCCACGGATGAGGGGCAGCGCATCGTCGAGCACTACCTGAAGGTGGGGCAGCTTGAGGCGGACCTCGGGGCCTCGCTGGTGACGGACAGGCCGGCGGCATGGACGACCCTGCCCGTAGCCATCAATGCCGACTCGCTGGCCACGTGGTTCCTTGATGCCGTGGGGCCGTTGCTGCGGCGCGAGAGGGTGCTTCTCGACATCGTGACCGAAGACCAGGAGCATACCTACAGGTTGCTGCGCGAGGGACGTGTGGCGGCGTGCATCACCACGCGTGCCGACCCCGTACAGGGATGGCGTAGTCTTGCGCTGGGCGATATGCCATCCCTCTGTCTGGCCACGCCGGAGTTCGCCGCCCGCTGGTTTTCCGAGGGGCTGACGCCTGCTGCGGTGCGCGAGGCACCGGCGGTGCTCTACAATCGCAAAGACTCTCTCCACCACCGGTTCCTTTCCGACCTGTTCGAGGAAGAGGTCGATTTCCCTGCCCACTATGTGCCGTCGTCCGAGCGTTTCGTGGACGTCCTTGCCGGAGGGTTCGCCTACGGTATCGTCCCTGCGTTGCAGGCTGAACGTCACCTTGCCGACGGCGTGCTGTGCGACCTCGCACCGGGGCGTGCCGTCTCGGTTCACCTGTACTGGCATTGCTGGAGCCTCACGACGCGCTTCGTGGAGGAACTGACCGAGAATGTGGTGAGCCACGCCCGGGCGGTCCTCGGCTGGCGTGTGCCTGCCCGGTGAAGGTTCCCGAAGCGCTGTTGACGGGGGGCCCCCGGCATTCTGCCTGCAGGGGGTTGCAAAGGCGCAACCTCGCCATATGGTATGGTTTGGAGTACCCTATGCAGCAGTGTGCCGGACGATTTCCGGCCGCACCTGACAAACAGGAGAAAAACCATGCACTACGACCTTCTCGTCCATGTGGACAGCGACGACGCGGCTGTCCTCGGCCTTGCCCTTGCCAACATCGTCAACTATCGCGCAGCATTGCCGCAGGATCAGTTCCATGTGGTGCTGGTGGCAAACGGCCCTGCCGTGAAACAGTTCGTCCTTCAGGAACAGACGCACGCGCCCGTCATCGCAGACCTGCATGCCGCAGGGGTGTCGTTCCGCATGTGCAATAACGCCCTCACCAAGTTCGGCATCGCCCCCGAGACGTTGCAGACGGCCTGCGAGGTCGTGCCCGCAGGGGTGGTGGAGGTCGTCGACCTGCAGCGCAAGGGCTATGCCTACATAAAGCCCTAGGCCGGGGGGCGCTGAAGCGCCTTTACAAGGTGCGGAACAGGCAGTAGCTAGTGTTCGCCTGCGATCGTTGGCAGTGGCACCGCACAGTGCCGCTGCCGACCATCCGCATGGGGCCGTACCCCGCCTGCCACAGGCATTCAGGGTGCAACGGAGATGTGCATGACCATTCGCGCACTTGTCGTCGACGACGAACGCCCGGCCCGAGACGAACTCGTCTACCTGCTTTCGGCGCATGCCGATGTGGAGACGATGGAAGCCGCATCGGCAGGCGAGGCGTTGTCGCTCATTGCCAGCCATCATCCCGACCTCGTGTTCCAGGACATCGAGATGCCGGGGCGGGGCGGCTTCGACGTGTTACAGGCCGCGTCGCTGATGACGAACCCGCCTGTGTTCGTCTTCGTCACCGCCTTCGACCAGCACGCCATACGCGCCTTCGACGAGAATGCGGCGGATTATCTCCTGAAGCCCGTGGCCCCCGAACGTCTCGCCCGCTGTCTCGAACGTGTGCGCCAGCGTCTCGCCCCCGATGGCGGTAGCACGCAGGTCGAGGACATGATGGACAGGCTGCTGGCGCGCATAGGGCGCGAGCGTCCGCTACCGCGAATCGCCGTGGAACAGGGCGGGCGCATCCACCTTGTGCCGACGCCGGAGGTCGTGCTCATCGAGGCGGAGGAGAAGCGCATCGCCGTCGTGACCGAGGCTGGTCGTTTCACCTGCCACGGTGCCCAGAGTCTTGCGCGTATCGAAGACCGTCTTGCCGGTCAGCCCTTCTTCAGGGCCAATCGGGCCGTGCTGGTCAATCTTGAGCGGGTTGCCGAGTTCTCGCCGTGGTATAACGGCAAATACCATCTGGTCATGAACGACAGCGAGCGCACCGGCGTGACTGTCAGCCGCAACCGGGTGCGCGACTTCAAGCAGGCCCTCGGGGTCTGAGGCGCGTGCATCGTCAGATGTTCAGTTGAGGCGGAGATGGCACGGGCTTGACGCCCCCGCTTCGTGGTTTCATCGTTTTTTTCTTCGCAGGTGGCTTCATGCAGCCGGTTCCGTATATCCCCCCCATGTTCATAACGCTCTCCGAGCGTTTCGGCCTGCTTCTGGCGGGTGGTTTCGCCATCATGACCCTCGCCCCGCTGGACAAACTCGGGCCGGGGCGCACACGTTCGTGGCGGGCCACGGCGTTGCTGGTGGTGCTGTTCTCGCTGTTCACCATCCTTGGCACCTACAACGGCAACATCGTGTTCCAGTCGTTCGCCAACCTGCGCGCCATGGGGGCGGTGACGGCGGGGCTTTTCGGCGGTCCGATGGTGGGCGCGCTGACCGGGCTCATCGCCGGAGGGCATCGCTACTTCATCGACGTGGGCGGGTTCAGTGCCGTGCCGTGCGGGCTCGCAACCTTTCTGGAGGGACTTGCCGCAGGGCTCTTCGCGTGGCGTTTTCCCTCCCGCAGCCTCGACTGGGGCACTGCCATGACCTTCGCCGCCGTGGGTGAGGCTGTGCACATGTGCCTTGTTCTCGGGCTGGCACGCCCCTATGCTCAAGCGGTCGACCTCGTGGAGGTCATCGGGCTGCCCATGATATTGCTCAATGGCGTGGGGGCGGCCATCTTCGTGCAGGCGTTGCGCATGCAGATGCACTTCCGGGACCTGCGCGACTCGTCGCAGGCGCGGCAGATACTCTCCATCGCCAACCGCACGCTCCCGCACCTGCGCGCGGGCTTGAGCGCCGCCTCCGCACGGGCCACAGCCGAGATCATCCTCGACGAGACACGGGTGGCTGCCGTGGCTCTCACCAGCAACGACATGGTGATGGCGCACGTGGGTGCGGCCTCCGACCACCACAGGGCCGGGCATTCCGTGTGCACGCAGGCGACACGCCGGGTGGCCACGGATGGCATTCCGCTCTTCGTGACGGGGCATGACGAAATAGGCTGCCAGCTTGAGGCATGCCCGCTGTGCAGTGCCATCATCGTGCCCCTGCGCAAGGGCGATACCATCCTCGGCTGTCTCAAACTCTACGGAACCAAGGACAGACCGCTCGACCAGACGCTGTTCGAACTGGCCAAGGGACTTGCCGACCTGTTCGCCACGCAGATCGAACTCGAAGACATCGGTATCAAGAACCAGTTGCTCGCCCGGGCGGAGATCCGCCGGTTACAGGCGCAGATCAACCCGCACTTTCTCTTCAATTCGCTGAACACGGTGGCCTCGTTCTGCCGGACGGCACCGGGACAGGCTCGCGAGCTCATTCTCGACCTTGCCCGCTACATGCGACGCAACCTCGATACCAGCCGTGAAGCCATCCATCTTGCCGAAGAGGTGGAGCAGATTCGCGCCTACCTCGTCATCGAGAAGGCCCGTTTCGGAGAGCGCATCCGCGCCGTCATCGACATCGACCCCGAGACGGAACACTGCCTCGTTCCGCCCCTGCTCATTCAGCCGCTGGTGGAGAACAGTGTGCGTCACGGCATCCTCGGCAACGAGGAGGGGGGCGTTGTGCGCCTTGCCACGAGCATGGAAGACGGCCACGTGGTCGTGGTTGTCGAGGATGACGGCGCAGGTATGCCCGAGTCCACGCGGCAGGGTATCCTCAACGGTACGCCTGTCACGGCCCATGGCGAAGGCATCGGTGCGAGCAACTGCAACCAGCGTCTCGTGCAGTTGTACGGGCCCGCCTACGCCCTCTCCATCGACAGCGCCCCCGGCATGGGAACGCGCATCACCTTCCGCGTTCCCGCCTCGACCGACGCCGAGGTGTTCGCCTCGGCAGCTGCCTGAAGTGCTGCCCGCAGGGCAGCTTTTTGGGAGCATCCGTCCTGATGCATTTCGGCATGCGCCCGCAACGACTCACCCGGCAAAAGTGACGTTTCGGTCTTTTGCCGATGGTTGTGTTAACTGCAACTCATTAAGAAGGAGGTAACAAACAACAGCCACGGTGCGTCAGGGGAGACGGGCGACGCCGGGCACCAGAGGAGGGTGACATGCCATCAATGATGTATTTCTTCTTGAGCGTCGCTGCGCTCATCGGCGGGTACATGGTCTACAGCCGTGTCGTCGAACGCATGTTCGGCGTCGACAACTGCAAGGCCACACCAGCCTGCACCATGGCAGACGGCGTCGACTATGTGAAACTGCCTCCCAGCAAGATCTTTCTCATCCAGTTGCTGAACATCGCAGGCCTAGGCCCGGTGTTCGGCCCCATTCTCGGTGCGTTGTACGGGCCATGGGCGCTGGTCTGGATCGTACTCGGCTCCATCTTCGCGGGGGGCGTGCACGACTACTTCTCGGGGATGCTGTCGGTGCGCTACGAGGGCAAGTCCGTGCCCGACATCGTGGGCTACAACCTCGGCAACGGCTTCAAGCAGTTCATGCGCTTCTTCTCGGTCGTGCTTCTGCTGCTGGTGGGCGTGGTCTTCGTCACCGGCCCCGCCAAGCTGCTCGCCAACCTGACCGACATGACGCTGATGACATGGGTCATCATCATCTTCGCCTACTACTTCCTCGCCACGGTTCTGCCCATCGACCAGATCATCGGCCGTATCTACCCGCTCTTTGCGGTCATCCTCGTCATCATGGCCGTGGGTCTCACTGGGGCGATGATCGTGAAGGGCTACGAGTTCTATCCCTCTGCCCATTTCGTGAACCAGCATCCCACGGGGCTGCCCCTGTGGCCGCTGATGTTCATCACCATCGCCTGCGGCGCCATCTCGGGCTTCCACGCCACGCAGTCGCCCATGATGGCGCGCTGCGTGCCTGACGAGAACTGCGGTCGTCCCATCTTCTACGGTTCGATGATCGCCGAAGGCGTCATCGCCCTCATCTGGGCGACGCTGGGCATGAGCTTCTACCCCACCCCCGAGGCGCTCAACGCCGCCATCGCCGCCGGTGGCCCCGGCAAGGTCGTCAATGACGTGTCCATGACGCTCATGGGCCCGGTGGGCGGCATCCTCGCCATCCTCGGCGTGGTCGTGTTGCCTGTCACCTCCGGCGACACGGCGTTCCGCTCGGCCCGCCTGACCATCGCCGACGTGCTGAACTTCTCGCAGAAGGGCAACGGTGCCCGTCTGATGATCGCACTGCCACTGTTCGTCATCGGTGCGGTGCTGTCGCAGGTGAACTTCGACATCATCTGGCGCTACTTCGGCTGGGCCAACCAGACGCTGGCGACCATCGTACTGTGGGCGTCTGCGGCCTACCTCGTGCGTCGCGGCATGCTCCACTGGATTGCCAGCGTGCCCGCCACGTTCATGACGTGCGTGTGCGTGACGTACATCTGCTACGCCAAGATCGGCCTGAACATCCCGCTGGACATCTCCACGTGGATAGGCATCGCCGCCGCGGTGGGTTCGTTGGGCCTCTTCCTCGTGAAGCGTCCGGCGTTCGCGGCGAATCCCGTCGCCTAGACGCTTCGCTATCCGTTCCGACAGGACGCCCCGCCTCGCCGCGGGGCGTCCTTTTTTCCATGCAATCCCGCCTTGGCCTTCATCTCATGCGTCAGGTCCAACAGCGGCGAAGGGGTGTCTCCCCGCCCGACCTCTACCGGGGTATGCGCGATGTCGCTTGTTGCGTGATGCATTTCACCCCTAGGAAACGACGCTTCATCCCGAAGAAACGACATCAGGGCCCTTGCGGGGTGTCACTGTGATGTTTTTTTCATTAAACAATATTTAATGAACGGGTGTCATGCGTGCATTCTTTACCATTACGCATGGTTATGAAGGAGGGATTCATGCCGTCAATGATGTATTTTTTTCTGAGCGTGGCAGCGCTCATCGGCGGGTACATGGTCTACAGCCGTGTCGTCGAGCGTCTGTTCGGCGTAGACAACTGCAAGGCGACCCCGGCTTGCACCATGGCCGACGGGGTGGACTATGTGAAACTGCCGCCCAGCAAGGTGTTCCTCATCCAGTTGCTGAACATCGCGGGCCTCGGCCCGGTGTTCGGCCCCATCCTCGGCGCCCTGTACGGCCCGTGGGCTCTGGTGTGGATCGTGCTCGGCTCCATCTTCGCGGGGGGTGTGCACGACTATTTTTCGGGGATGCTGTCGGTACGCTACGAGGGCAAGTCCGTGCCCGACATCGTAGGCTACAACCTCGGCAACGGCTTCAAGCAGTTCATGCGCTTCTTCTCGGTGCTGCTGCTTCTGCTGGTGGGTGTGGTCTTCGTCACCGGCCCCGCCAAGCTGCTTGCCAGCATGACCGACCTCAACCTGCTCACGTGGGTCGTCATCATCTTCGCCTACTACTTCCTCGCCACCGTTCTGCCCGTGGACAAGATCATCGGCCGTATCTATCCGCTCTTCGCCATCATCCTCGTGGTCATGGCCGTGGGTCTCACCGGTGCGATGATCGTGAAGGGCTACGAGTTCTACCCCGCGGCCCATTTCGTGAACCAGCACCCCACGGGTCTGCCCCTGTGGCCGCTGATGTTCATCACCATCGCCTGCGGCGCCATCTCGGGCTTCCACGCCACGCAGTCGCCCATGATGGCGCGCTGCGTGCCTGACGAGAACTGCGGTCGTCCCATCTTCTACGGTTCGATGATCGCCGAAGGCGTCATCGCCCTCATCTGGGCGACGCTGGGCATGAGCTTCTACCCCACCCCCGAGGCGCTCAACGCCGCCATCGCCGCCGGTGGCCCCGGCAAGGTCGTCAATGACGTGGCCATGACGCTCATGGGCCCGGTGGGCGGCGTCCTCGCCATCCTCGGCGTGGTCGTGCTGCCTGTCACTTCCGGCGACACGGCCTTCCGTTCGGCCCGCCTGACCATCGCCGACGTGCTGAACTTCTCGCAGAAGGGCAACGGTGCCCGCCTGATGATCGCACTGCCGCTGTTCGTCATCGGTGCGGTGCTGTCGCAGGTGAACTTCGACATCATCTGGCGCTACTTCGGCTGGGCCAACCAGACGCTGGCGACCATCGTGCTGTGGGCGTCTGCGGCCTACCTCGTGCGTCGCGGCATGTTCCACTGGATAGCCAGCGTGCCCGCCACGTTCATGACGTGCGTGTGCGTGACGTACATCTGCTACGCCAAGATCGGTCTGAACATCCCGCTGGACATCTCCACGTGGATAGGCATCGCCGCCGCGGTGGGTTCGCTGGGCCTCTTCCTCGTGAAGCGTCCGGTGTTCGCGGCGAATCCCGTAGCCTAGACGCTATCCACCTCGAATGAACCTGACGCCCCGCTGCAAAGCGGGGCGTTCGCTTTTTACGGAGACGGGGCCATACTGAGGGCCGCTGCCCTCCTGAAAACCACTCGCGTGCGCAACCCCTTGCCATGGCATGCTGGTGTGGACTTCAGCGTGGTGCACGCCTACTATGACAGACTGGACATCTTGAGATGACGGCCTGACGGGCTGTGTGTCCGTCAGGCTGAGTCCGGTTTGCAAGGATGCGCAGTGGGGCCGTCACGCCACCGCCGTCGGAACCCGTTTGCCCGGAGGGTCGCCATGAACAGGATAGCCGTCATCGGCGTAGGCAACGTAGGCATGGCGTTCGCCTATGCCGCCGCCATCAAGCGCCTTGCCAACGACATCGTTCTCATAGACGCCAATGCCGCGCGTGCTGAGGGCGAGAGCATGGACCTCGCCGACGCCATGGCTCTTGTGGGGCCGGTGCAGATTCGCAGCGGGGGCTATGAGCAGTGCGAAGGGGCGCGCATCGTCGTGGTCACGGCAGGGGCGAAGCAGATGCCCGGTCAGTCGCGGCTTGACCTCGTGCGGGTCAATGCCGGGATAACGCGGGATATCCTCACTGCGGTCATGCAGTACGCTGACGACCCCCTCTATATCATGGCAACCAACCCCGTCGATGTCCTCACCCATGTGGCCCGAACGGTTACCGGGGTCGCTCCCGGACGCGTCATCGGTTCCGGGACGGTTCTCGACAGCGCCCGCTTCAGGGGGCATGTGGCCGAAATCCTGGGTGTCGACGTGCGGGGTGTGCACGCCCATATCGTTGGCGAGCACGGAGACTCCGAAGTGGCGCTCTGGAGTCGGGCCAATGTGTCGGGCATTCCGGTCGCGGAGATGTGCGCCCGGCGCGGCATCGCCTATGACGCGGCGTTCCGGGAGAAGGCTCTGGGGCATGTGCGGCATGCTGCCTATGAGATCATCGGGCGCAAGGGGGCAACGGGGTATGGCATCGGCATGAGCCTGTGCCGCATCGTAGAGGCTATCCTGCATGATGAGCACAGCGTGCTCACGGTATCGTGCCCCGTCGCCGGGCACTACGGGCTGGGAGATGTGAGCCTTTCGTTGCCGTGCGTCATCGGAAGCGATGGCATCGAAGAGGTGCTGGATGCGCCCATCGCCGAGGATGAGCAGGCGGCGTTGGCGGCATCGGCACGAGTCCTCGGCGAGCATCTTGCCGCGTTATAGACAGGCGCGGGCGAGCGTTGTGCCGTGCCGACAGTCCGCCACTGCGTAGTCCGGCACATTGCCTGAACAGCCGTACCCGAAAAACGGGCCTGAACACCTGTGCCTGAACACCCGTCCTGAATACCGGTTTGACGCCTTGTGTGAAGCGTGGCTGTGGCGGGTCAGCCCTTCCCCCGTCGGTCACGCCCAAGCCGGTCGTAACCTGCACGTTGCCCGGGGCGGAGGGAAGGCCTCTGGGGCCGGATGCGTATGCCGGAGTGCCCCCGTGGCATCCCGGTCGGCCCCTCGACGTGGCGGGGCGAGGTCGGGTATTGCCTCTTTGATGAAGAAGGACACGTGAGGACACGGCAACTCACGGAGACGACGGCCCGTTGCGGCGGGCAACAACCTGAACAGTACGAAGGAACGCGCATGACAGTTGAGCGGGTAAGGGATTTCATCATGGCGCGCGACACCTTCGCACAGCATCTGGGCATGAGCCTCGACGAAGTGCGCGAAGGCTTCGCACGGGCCACCATGCCGGTGGACGACAGACACCGTAATGGCGTGGGGCTTGTACATGGCGGGGCCATCTTCGCCCTTGCGGACCTCGCCTTTGCGGCGGCGGCCAATACGAGTGGCGTGGTGTCTCTCAGTCTGACGGCCAGCATCTCATTCCTGAATGCGGGGCGTAAGGGGCCGTTGGCGGCCGAGGCGCGTGAGATAAGTGCCACCAAGCGCATCGCGACCTATGAGGTGCGCGTGCTCGATGGTGAGGGGACGTTGCTGGCCCTCTGTCAGGCCACGGCCTACCGCAAGAGTCATCCCATTCCGGAAGACGATGAAGAGGGGAAGGCGACTTCGTAGACCGGGCGTCGTCGGCGGGGGATGCTCGACCAAACGCGGGAGGGGCAGCGGCGGAGAGGTCGTCTGCGAAGGATGTCAGTCAGGGCTTTCGGCGCATACAATAGAAAACGGCTGCAACATGGTTGCAGCCGTTTTGCGTGCTGTGGCGTTCCCAAGGGGATTCGAACCCCTGTCGACGGCGTGAAAGGCCGTTGTCCTAGGCCGGCTAGACGATGGGAACGCTTGAACCGACAGTGTCGGGAAGACGCTTATGCAATAAGAGCGCTTCGTTCGTCAACCATTTTTTGAAGTTTTTGCGTGTGCGGGTGTCATTGGCGTGAACGCGCCACTTCGTCGAACATGCGCACGTACTTGAGATAGCAGCGCCCGACGGTACTTTCGGGGTCGAGCGACTGCATGAGACCGCCAAGCCCCTCGGGCCGGGGGGGCAGCGGTACACGGCTGGACGGTGGTACCACGACGCGTGTGGTGTCCAGCGGTGTGCGCCCGAAGAGGAGGTGCACCTCGACGCGGTTGAAGAAGGGCCCGTCCATGAACGCGTTGACACGCTCGAGTATCTCTGGAGACATGTAGGACAGGTCCTGCGCCGCCATGTTGTCTTCCGCCCCCACAAGCAGGATGCCCTTGCGCTGCCCGAGTGGAAAGGCAAGGGCGGCGAGGTCGGGCCCCATGACCATCTCCCAGTTCTCCCACAAGCGGGCAAGCTGGAACTGGTTTTTTGCGCCACGCGCGTTGAGGTATTCCTTGAGGGCATCGGCGATGGGCTTCATGGGCACTCCGTATGTTTCTCATACCACAAACGGTGCCGGATTGCATCGCCGGGACGGGTGCCCGTCCCGGCTGGATTCCTGCACCGGTTGGGTACCCGGACCGTGGGCAGCCTGACCGGGTTCATGGCGTCAGGTCTCGGGCCAGACAGGCGTTCCGCAACGGCAGCAGACCATCAGGCTTTTCCATATCCTGGAACTGCAATAGGGGCAGTCACGCCAGCGCGACCTGCCCATGAGCGCCAGCAGGACCGGTGGCAGTACCGGGATGAAGAGTGCAGCATAACCCCAGAAGACGACAGGACGCCCTAGTCTGTGAGCGAGTCTCACGGTGAACAGGACGAGCATGGTATGTGCGAAGATTGCGGCGGCGATGAGCATGATGTTGTGTGAGGTCATGGTTCCTCCATGGTCTGAGTGTTGAAAATGCACGTCGGCACATCATGTGATGTGGCGGCGTGCATCTGTTTTCTTGTAAGACGCGTGATGTCGTCAGAAAGGTGTATGAAGTGAATGTACCGTTTCACATGGAGAATAGACCTGATGAATGTGAACAGGACATGATTGGTGATAGAATAGCATATGTTTCAAGAAAGGCAACCGCAGTCGGAAAACGTTCATATGATGTAGAATCATGATGGGACAGTTCGGGTGAATGGCTTTGATGGAATCATTTTACGACGTCTGGTTCGTGCCGTGTCGGGTTATGCGGCGTCTGGACTATTCTCTGCGCTGTGACGGATGGCGAGGCAGTGGCATCTGCCCGGTAGCGGCCGCTTCGGAGAAAAGGCCGGATGTTGCGTCGCAAGCCCTGTCCAGCCTCACCGGTTGACTATATGCTTGATGTTGGATATGTCTACATCAAGTTTTCTTGATTTTAAATATCACGCCGTAAGCATAGAAGGCCAACATGTCCCTCGCCCTTCAGTATTTCAAGGCTTTGTCGGATGAGACGCGTCTGCGCCTCATCCATGTGCTCAACCGTCATGAACTGTCGGTGAACGAGTTGGTCTCCATTCTTGAGATGGGGCAGTCGCGCGTTTCACGCCATCTGAAGATTCTCACGGGTGCCGGTTTGCTGACCTCGCGTCGCGACG
This window encodes:
- a CDS encoding LysE/ArgO family amino acid transporter, which encodes MYISPYLQGLGMGASLIMAIGAQNAFVLSQSIRRNHHMSVAAICIVCDCLLISIGVLGMGAVFTANPLLRAIATWGGAAFLLWFGFNAFRSALRGGSLDAHEERSLPLRAAVVSALAVSLLNPHAYLDTVVLLGGISTTFEGDGRYLFGAGAVTASILWFCTLSLGGRAMAPVFRNASAWRVLDGLVCLMVWGIAAGLVRQAVLGS
- a CDS encoding ArgP/LysG family DNA-binding transcriptional regulator, which produces MYDYRQVEAVAAVVLEGSFEKAAARLHITQSAVSQRVKALEDSLGRMLVVRASPVRATDEGQRIVEHYLKVGQLEADLGASLVTDRPAAWTTLPVAINADSLATWFLDAVGPLLRRERVLLDIVTEDQEHTYRLLREGRVAACITTRADPVQGWRSLALGDMPSLCLATPEFAARWFSEGLTPAAVREAPAVLYNRKDSLHHRFLSDLFEEEVDFPAHYVPSSERFVDVLAGGFAYGIVPALQAERHLADGVLCDLAPGRAVSVHLYWHCWSLTTRFVEELTENVVSHARAVLGWRVPAR
- a CDS encoding DsrE family protein, whose amino-acid sequence is MHYDLLVHVDSDDAAVLGLALANIVNYRAALPQDQFHVVLVANGPAVKQFVLQEQTHAPVIADLHAAGVSFRMCNNALTKFGIAPETLQTACEVVPAGVVEVVDLQRKGYAYIKP
- a CDS encoding LytR/AlgR family response regulator transcription factor, translated to MTIRALVVDDERPARDELVYLLSAHADVETMEAASAGEALSLIASHHPDLVFQDIEMPGRGGFDVLQAASLMTNPPVFVFVTAFDQHAIRAFDENAADYLLKPVAPERLARCLERVRQRLAPDGGSTQVEDMMDRLLARIGRERPLPRIAVEQGGRIHLVPTPEVVLIEAEEKRIAVVTEAGRFTCHGAQSLARIEDRLAGQPFFRANRAVLVNLERVAEFSPWYNGKYHLVMNDSERTGVTVSRNRVRDFKQALGV
- a CDS encoding LytS/YhcK type 5TM receptor domain-containing protein, whose translation is MQPVPYIPPMFITLSERFGLLLAGGFAIMTLAPLDKLGPGRTRSWRATALLVVLFSLFTILGTYNGNIVFQSFANLRAMGAVTAGLFGGPMVGALTGLIAGGHRYFIDVGGFSAVPCGLATFLEGLAAGLFAWRFPSRSLDWGTAMTFAAVGEAVHMCLVLGLARPYAQAVDLVEVIGLPMILLNGVGAAIFVQALRMQMHFRDLRDSSQARQILSIANRTLPHLRAGLSAASARATAEIILDETRVAAVALTSNDMVMAHVGAASDHHRAGHSVCTQATRRVATDGIPLFVTGHDEIGCQLEACPLCSAIIVPLRKGDTILGCLKLYGTKDRPLDQTLFELAKGLADLFATQIELEDIGIKNQLLARAEIRRLQAQINPHFLFNSLNTVASFCRTAPGQARELILDLARYMRRNLDTSREAIHLAEEVEQIRAYLVIEKARFGERIRAVIDIDPETEHCLVPPLLIQPLVENSVRHGILGNEEGGVVRLATSMEDGHVVVVVEDDGAGMPESTRQGILNGTPVTAHGEGIGASNCNQRLVQLYGPAYALSIDSAPGMGTRITFRVPASTDAEVFASAAA
- a CDS encoding carbon starvation CstA family protein, encoding MPSMMYFFLSVAALIGGYMVYSRVVERMFGVDNCKATPACTMADGVDYVKLPPSKIFLIQLLNIAGLGPVFGPILGALYGPWALVWIVLGSIFAGGVHDYFSGMLSVRYEGKSVPDIVGYNLGNGFKQFMRFFSVVLLLLVGVVFVTGPAKLLANLTDMTLMTWVIIIFAYYFLATVLPIDQIIGRIYPLFAVILVIMAVGLTGAMIVKGYEFYPSAHFVNQHPTGLPLWPLMFITIACGAISGFHATQSPMMARCVPDENCGRPIFYGSMIAEGVIALIWATLGMSFYPTPEALNAAIAAGGPGKVVNDVSMTLMGPVGGILAILGVVVLPVTSGDTAFRSARLTIADVLNFSQKGNGARLMIALPLFVIGAVLSQVNFDIIWRYFGWANQTLATIVLWASAAYLVRRGMLHWIASVPATFMTCVCVTYICYAKIGLNIPLDISTWIGIAAAVGSLGLFLVKRPAFAANPVA
- a CDS encoding carbon starvation CstA family protein, which codes for MPSMMYFFLSVAALIGGYMVYSRVVERLFGVDNCKATPACTMADGVDYVKLPPSKVFLIQLLNIAGLGPVFGPILGALYGPWALVWIVLGSIFAGGVHDYFSGMLSVRYEGKSVPDIVGYNLGNGFKQFMRFFSVLLLLLVGVVFVTGPAKLLASMTDLNLLTWVVIIFAYYFLATVLPVDKIIGRIYPLFAIILVVMAVGLTGAMIVKGYEFYPAAHFVNQHPTGLPLWPLMFITIACGAISGFHATQSPMMARCVPDENCGRPIFYGSMIAEGVIALIWATLGMSFYPTPEALNAAIAAGGPGKVVNDVAMTLMGPVGGVLAILGVVVLPVTSGDTAFRSARLTIADVLNFSQKGNGARLMIALPLFVIGAVLSQVNFDIIWRYFGWANQTLATIVLWASAAYLVRRGMFHWIASVPATFMTCVCVTYICYAKIGLNIPLDISTWIGIAAAVGSLGLFLVKRPVFAANPVA
- a CDS encoding L-lactate dehydrogenase; protein product: MNRIAVIGVGNVGMAFAYAAAIKRLANDIVLIDANAARAEGESMDLADAMALVGPVQIRSGGYEQCEGARIVVVTAGAKQMPGQSRLDLVRVNAGITRDILTAVMQYADDPLYIMATNPVDVLTHVARTVTGVAPGRVIGSGTVLDSARFRGHVAEILGVDVRGVHAHIVGEHGDSEVALWSRANVSGIPVAEMCARRGIAYDAAFREKALGHVRHAAYEIIGRKGATGYGIGMSLCRIVEAILHDEHSVLTVSCPVAGHYGLGDVSLSLPCVIGSDGIEEVLDAPIAEDEQAALAASARVLGEHLAAL
- a CDS encoding PaaI family thioesterase — protein: MTVERVRDFIMARDTFAQHLGMSLDEVREGFARATMPVDDRHRNGVGLVHGGAIFALADLAFAAAANTSGVVSLSLTASISFLNAGRKGPLAAEAREISATKRIATYEVRVLDGEGTLLALCQATAYRKSHPIPEDDEEGKATS
- a CDS encoding DUF721 domain-containing protein; translation: MKPIADALKEYLNARGAKNQFQLARLWENWEMVMGPDLAALAFPLGQRKGILLVGAEDNMAAQDLSYMSPEILERVNAFMDGPFFNRVEVHLLFGRTPLDTTRVVVPPSSRVPLPPRPEGLGGLMQSLDPESTVGRCYLKYVRMFDEVARSRQ
- a CDS encoding Rcat domain-containing protein, coding for MTSHNIMLIAAAIFAHTMLVLFTVRLAHRLGRPVVFWGYAALFIPVLPPVLLALMGRSRWRDCPYCSSRIWKSLMVCCRCGTPVWPET